One genomic segment of Hydra vulgaris chromosome 14, alternate assembly HydraT2T_AEP includes these proteins:
- the LOC136090678 gene encoding uncharacterized protein LOC136090678: MAKRKKTAKIKKSNYNVNLNPRRPLYILRSPISVFPIHQLPTNGTVLRYYQYVITEKSKRFKSTKENFSCKTKSGSRDMVCHDKDFCYESMEICCLRKVVNIWKYAGFGKYIISEVQIVKKFIKLNKLYISMRNTSYLSWNTITKKNHENRFEEFLENLFDISQNNIEDKIKSDKDMPRSNDAVIEDLAFLQDQRTMRRGVISDKYDIDMQQRVERRIKRYERMRSYEEKCRVNEYFGLDRKFDFEMDEVISHNSDEFEASGSAAHQSSVSSDSDLDFQERGETQLPTHTKLKRQKHSKLGCSEIAIEFDRDNLILATTPVSVRCGISIRSQTMFLGAVIKALGRNVNDLNISRSSVARSRFKYIEDLGTTIRSSYYEEMAGKNLILHFDSKLVKEIEEKLKITVKKERVAISVTSSEFTTKDDRLLGIIPVESTKGKNQAIVIQNILEYFEIADNIIGVCTDTTSSNTGRLNGAIIIISRILNKCLFWFKCRHHIYELHINHAIQAITKVKSKGPSKSMYLAFQRNWETSHESVNSRVPELKIFDWNKLEIGSKLHILALAAKDYAKYSLENKIFPRNDYNHLVKYLAFYLGVESDKLKEFKIHQPGACHEAKFMADALYILSLEMTSTVISFLPDEIKKK; encoded by the exons atggCGAAAAGAAAGAAGactgctaaaataaaaaaatccaactataatgttaatttaaaccCGCGTCGACCACTTTACATTCTCAGAAGTCCAATTTCTGTTTTTCCCATACATCAACTACCAACAAATGGAACAGTTCTACGATATTATCAGTATgttattacagaaaaaagtaaaaggtTCAAGTCTACTAAAGAAAATTTCTCTTGCAAAACAAAGAGTGGGAGTAGGGATATGGTTTGCCATGACAAAGATTTTTGTTATGAAAGTATGGAGATATGTTGCCTTAGAAAAGTTGTAAACATATGGAAATATGCTGGTTTTGGAAAGTATATAATTTCTGAagtacaaattgttaaaaaatttattaaactaaataaactgTACATTTCTATGCGAAATACAAGTTATCTTTCCTGGAacacaattaccaaaaaaaatcacGAAAATCGGTTTGAAGAATTTCTTGagaatttatttgatatttctcAAAACAACATAGAAGATAAAATCAAATCAGATAAAGATATGCCAAGATCGAATGATGCAGTTATAGAAGATTTGGCTTTTCTTCAAGATCAAAGAACAATGAGGAGAGGTGTAATAAGTGATAAATATGACATTGATATGCAGCAAAGAGTTGAAAGGAGAATTAAAAGGTATGAAAGAATGAGATCTTATGAAGAAAAATGTAGAGTTAATGAATATTTTGGATTGGATagaaaatttgattttgaaatggATGAAGTGATCTCTCATAACTCAGATGAATTTGAGGCATCAG GTTCTGCTGCTCACCAATCTTCAGTTTCTAGTGATAGTGATTTAGATTTTCAAGAAAGGGGTGAAACCCAGCTTCCAACACACACAAAGCTAAAGCGTCAAAAACACTCTAAGTTGGGCTGTTCAGAAATTGCAATAGAGTTTGACAGAGACAATCTTATATTAGCTACAACACCTGTTAGTGTTAGATGCGGAATCAGCATTCGCTCACAAACAATGTTTCTAGGAGCTGTTATTAAAGCTTTAGGCAGAAATGTCAATGACTTAAATATATCTAGAAGCTCAGTAGCTAGAAGTAGATTCAAGTATATTGAAGATTTAG gtACCACCATCAGATCAAGCTATTACGAAGAAATGGCAGGAAAGAATTTGATCTTGCACTTTGACAGTAAGTTGGTAAAAGAAATagaggaaaagttaaaaattactgTTAAGAAGGAAAGGGTTGCTATATCTGTTACCAGTTCTGAATTTACTACAAAAGACGATCGCCTACTTGGAATTATACCTGTAGAGAGCACTAAAGGAAAAAATCAAGCTATtgttattcaaaacattttagagTACTTTGAAATAGCGGATAATATAATTGGAGTCTGTACTGATACTACATCAAGTAATACAGGTAGACTAAACGgagctataataataataagtagaattcttaataaatgtttgttttggttTAAGTGTCGTCACCACATATATGAACTTCATATAAATCATGCAATACAGGCTATCACTAAAGTTAAATCTAAGGGTCCAAGTAAATCTATGTACTTGGCTTTTCAAAGAAACTGGGAAACTTCTCATGAATCTGTGAATTCAAGAGTTCCAGAACTGAAAATATTTGATTGGAACAAGCTCGAAATAGGTAGCAAGCTTCACATCTTGGCGCTAGCAGCTAAAGATTATGCAAAGTATTCAttagagaataaaatttttccaagAAATGACTATAATCACCTTGTAAAATATTTGGCTTTTTATCTTGGCGTCGAATCTGATAAgcttaaagaatttaaaattcatcAACCTGGAGCTTGTCACGAAGCAAAATTTATGGCGGATGCTTTGTATATTCTTTCACTAGAGATGACATCCACTGTTATAAGCTTTTTAcctgatgaaataaaaaagaaatag